A stretch of the Vitis riparia cultivar Riparia Gloire de Montpellier isolate 1030 chromosome 13, EGFV_Vit.rip_1.0, whole genome shotgun sequence genome encodes the following:
- the LOC117929162 gene encoding uncharacterized protein LOC117929162 isoform X1, with the protein MQVYETIPIIGMKYANHVAKSCPWILNWSATSTSRFTELQQIFLDYNLPFTDPKKRRKIRKEGETTFDFNHLQYIFEEAREAFHKWLSLQQGKAPCIFSKFYHHRYNVLEQNVKARWEKHAKKWNQFQMQADDILINYVNGLHPILSMKWSEVDIIYVPINV; encoded by the exons ATGCAG GTGTATGAGACTATTCCGATTATCGGAATGAAATATGCTAATCATGTTGCTAAGAGTTGCCCATGGATTTTAAATTGGAGTGCTACTTCCACATCGAGGTTCACCGAGCTCCAACAAATCTTTTTGGACTACAat CTTCCTTTCACAGACcctaaaaagagaaggaaaattaGAAAGGAAGGGGAAACAACATTTGACTTCAATCATTTGCAATATATTTTTGAGGAAGCAAGAGAAGCCTTTCATAAGTGGTTGAGTCTTCAACAAgg AAAAGCCCCAtgcattttctcaaaattttaccACCACAGATACAATGTTTTGG AGCAAAATGTGAAAGCAAGGTGGGAGAAGCATGCTAAAAAGTGGAATCAATTCCAAATGCAAGCAGATGATATTCTTATTAACTATGTTAATGGGCTTCACCCAATTCTTTCCATGAAATGGTCTGAGGTGGACATCATCTATGTCCCTATTAATGTCTGA
- the LOC117929162 gene encoding uncharacterized protein LOC117929162 isoform X2 produces MGDLKDEDHPVEATAYVAVAAAILENKNKNDYSIPLSIELPFTDPKKRRKIRKEGETTFDFNHLQYIFEEAREAFHKWLSLQQGKAPCIFSKFYHHRYNVLEQNVKARWEKHAKKWNQFQMQADDILINYVNGLHPILSMKWSEVDIIYVPINV; encoded by the exons ATGGGTGACCTAAAAGATGAAGATCACCCGGTTGAAGCTACTGCATATGTTGCTGTTGCTGCTGCTATATTggaaaacaagaacaaaaatgATTATTCTATCCCACTTTCAATTGAG CTTCCTTTCACAGACcctaaaaagagaaggaaaattaGAAAGGAAGGGGAAACAACATTTGACTTCAATCATTTGCAATATATTTTTGAGGAAGCAAGAGAAGCCTTTCATAAGTGGTTGAGTCTTCAACAAgg AAAAGCCCCAtgcattttctcaaaattttaccACCACAGATACAATGTTTTGG AGCAAAATGTGAAAGCAAGGTGGGAGAAGCATGCTAAAAAGTGGAATCAATTCCAAATGCAAGCAGATGATATTCTTATTAACTATGTTAATGGGCTTCACCCAATTCTTTCCATGAAATGGTCTGAGGTGGACATCATCTATGTCCCTATTAATGTCTGA
- the LOC117929162 gene encoding uncharacterized protein LOC117929162 isoform X3 has translation MQVYETIPIIGMKYANHVAKSCPWILNWSATSTSRFTELQQIFLDYNHIDVAFYFFCKRRIEKPHAFSQNFTTTDTMFWSKM, from the exons ATGCAG GTGTATGAGACTATTCCGATTATCGGAATGAAATATGCTAATCATGTTGCTAAGAGTTGCCCATGGATTTTAAATTGGAGTGCTACTTCCACATCGAGGTTCACCGAGCTCCAACAAATCTTTTTGGACTACAat CATATTGATGTTGCTTTCTACTTTTTCTGCAAGCGGAGAATAGAAAAGCCCCAtgcattttctcaaaattttaccACCACAGATACAATGTTTTGG AGCAAAATGTGA
- the LOC117929162 gene encoding uncharacterized protein LOC117929162 isoform X4, protein MGDLKDEDHPVEATAYVAVAAAILENKNKNDYSIPLSIEHIDVAFYFFCKRRIEKPHAFSQNFTTTDTMFWSKM, encoded by the exons ATGGGTGACCTAAAAGATGAAGATCACCCGGTTGAAGCTACTGCATATGTTGCTGTTGCTGCTGCTATATTggaaaacaagaacaaaaatgATTATTCTATCCCACTTTCAATTGAG CATATTGATGTTGCTTTCTACTTTTTCTGCAAGCGGAGAATAGAAAAGCCCCAtgcattttctcaaaattttaccACCACAGATACAATGTTTTGG AGCAAAATGTGA
- the LOC117929160 gene encoding putative disease resistance RPP13-like protein 1, whose protein sequence is METVEGAVLSSSFDVLFDSSDVQKFARKHHFQTELENLRKLLVCICGVLSDAEQKQLTEHSVKLWLDEAKHQIYDVENILEELATRSLRRKLKGGSQSTTSKVRSLIPTFCTSLGADDEIRRRLKEITTRLEDISAQKDDLGLENVAAETISKWLQTTSLVDETRICGREDDKNNIVKFVLSNQESESNVDVISIVGMGGVGKTTLAQLVYNEGIVQEHFDLRAWVPVYPFNVESITEAILEQVTATYEDLPDFEQVQVKLRDALAGKMFLLVLDDVWNMNYYYWDLLRSPFAAGAKGSKIIVTTRNREVALMMRAVLVYELAVLPQDECWAIFSQYAFENKNIDERQILEVIGKRIVEKCQGLPLAAKALGAHLWSSHQVEEWENVLNSNMWDLFSGLLPSSMLTSTYYHLPFHLKRCFAYCAIFPRGYAFEVNELVFLWMAEGLIQQPEGNSQMEDLGVRYFHELFSMSLLERSSHNESEFVMHNVNVDLACHIGGSMYCILEEGGSYLEVISERTRHFSFTSHVEDVLEKFETFKEANYLRTFLALSTAAPEDDEAVCSLTTRVLDELLAKFKCLRTLSMRGCQIRELPNSIASLMYLRYLNLSLTAIEQLPDLSTLFNLQTLLLHGCRRLAELPRSVGNLTNLRHLDITDTDQLQEMPQEIGNLIALRILSNFIVSKSSSLRITALRNLSQLRGKLSISGLHNVGHIWPSCDAILRDTEGLEELLMEWVSDFSGSRNERDEVHVLDLLEPHTNLKKLMVSFYGGSKFPSWIGSSSFSNMVDLNLNHCKNCTSLSSLGQLSSLKSLCITGMGGLKRVGAEFYGEICPSVRPFSSLETLIFEDMPEWKNWSFPYMVEEFGAFPCLRQLTLINCPKLIKLPCHPPSLVELGVCECAELAIPLRRLASVDKLSLTGCCRAHLSTRDGVDLSSLINTFNIQEIPSLTCREDMKQFLEILQHLEIYDCACLEKLPDELQRLVSLTDMRIEQCPKLVSLPGIFPPELRRLSINCCESLKWLPDGILTYGNSSNSCLLEHLEIRNCPSLACFPTGDVRNSLQQLEIEHCVNLESLPKGMMQDALINPSNTCRLQVLKLYRCSSLRSFPAGKFPSTLKRLEIWDCTQLDGISEKMLQNNTSLECLDFWNYPNLKTLPGCLTPYLKNLHIGNCVNFEFQSHLMQSLSSIQSLCIRRCPGLKSFQEGDLSPSLTSLQIEDCQNLKTPLSEWNLHRLTSLTGLRIGGLYPDVVSFSAKQGFPLLPTTLTHLSIDRIQNLESLVSLGLQNLTSLKELRFTECLKLQSFLQSEGLPSTVSMLFIRNCPLLSRRYSKNGEDWRDIAHIPCIRMYD, encoded by the coding sequence ATGGAAACTGTCGAAGGTGCtgttctttcttcttcctttgacGTGTTGTTTGACTCCTCCGATGTGCAAAAGTTTGCACGAAAACACCATTTCCAAACTGAGCTCGAGAACCTGAGGAAGTTGCTAGTGTGCATTTGTGGAGTGCTGAGTGACGCGGAGCAGAAGCAGCTGACAGAACATTCAGTCAAACTCTGGCTGGATGAGGCCAAACACCAGATTTATGATGTGGAAAACATATTGGAGGAGTTGGCTACCCGATCTTTGCGACGCAAGTTGAAGGGGGGATCTCAATCCACCACAAGTAAGGTACGCAGCCTTATCCCTACCTTTTGCACTAGTCTTGGGGCTGATGATGAGATTAGGCGAAGGTTAAAGGAAATCACTACCCGGTTGGAAGATATTTCAGCTCAAAAAGATGATCTTGGCTTGGAAAACGTTGCAGCAGAAACAATTTCTAAATGGCTACAGACCACATCTTTGGTAGATGAAACCAGGATTTGTGGCAGGGAGGACGATAAAAATAACATTGTTAAATTTGTGCTTAGTAACCAGGAGAGTGAAAGCAATGTCGATGTGATTTCAATAGTTGGTATGGGTGGGGTTGGGAAGACCACACTTGCTCAATTGGTCTACAATGAAGGGATAGTGCAAGAGCATTTTGACCTAAGGGCATGGGTCCCTGTTTATCCGTTTAATGTGGAGAGTATAACAGAGGCCATTCTCGAGCAGGTCACTGCGACTTACGAAGATTTACCAGACTTTGAACAAGTTCAAGTTAAATTGCGTGATGCATTAGCTGGAAAAATGTTTTTGCTAGTTTTGGACGATGTGTGGAATATGAATTACTACTATTGGGATTTATTACGGTCTCCTTTCGCAGCAGGAGCAAAGGGAAGTAAAATCATTGTAACAACACGCAATAGGGAGGTTGCATTGATGATGAGAGCTGTTCTCGTCTATGAGCTAGCAGTTTTACCTCAAGACGAGTGCTGGgcaatattttctcaatatgcatttgaaaataaaaatattgatgaacGTCAAATTTTGGAAGTCATTGGCAAGAGAATCGTAGAAAAATGTCAAGGCTTGCCCTTGGCTGCAAAGGCGCTTGGTGCACATCTATGGTCTAGTCATCAAGTTGAGGAATGGGAAAATGTACTGAATAGCAACATGTGGGATCTGTTTTCAGGTTTGCTTCCAAGCTCAATGTTGACTTCGACTTATTATCATCTTCCTTTCCATTTGAAAAGATGTTTTGCTTACTGTGCAATATTCCCAAGAGGTTATGCATTTGAGGTAAATGAGTTAGTCTTCTTATGGATGGCAGAAGGTCTAATTCAACAACCAGAAGGAAATTCGCAAATGGAAGACTTAGGTGTTAGATATTTtcatgaattgttttcaatgtcCCTTCTCGAACGATCCAGTCACAATGAGTCAGAATTTGTTATGCACAACGTTAATGTTGATTTAGCTTGCCATATTGGTGGCTCCATGTATTGCATCTTGGAGGAAGGGGGGAGTTACCTCGAAGTAATTTCTGAAAGAACTCGTCATTTCTCATTCACTTCTCATGTTGAAGACGTGTTAGAAAAATTTGAAACCTTCAAAGAAGCAAATTATTTACGAACCTTCCTAGCATTATCAACTGCTGCACCAGAGGATGATGAAGCAGTTTGCAGCTTAACTACTAGGGTGCTTGACGAACTGTTGGCAAAATTCAAATGCTTACGGACCCTCTCTATGAGGGGCTGTCAGATAAGGGAGCTACCAAATTCAATTGCTAGCTTGATGTATCTGCGCTATCTTAATTTGTCCCTGACTGCAATCGAACAGTTACCTGATTTGAGTACACTTTTTAATTTACAAACATTGCTATTACACGGCTGCAGGAGGCTGGCTGAGTTACCTCGAAGTGTTGGGAACTTAACTAATCTTCGGCATCTTGACATCACGGACACAGATCAATTACAGGAAATGCCTCAAGAAATAGGCAACTTAATAGCTTTGCGAattttatccaattttattGTGAGCAAGAGCAGCAGTTTAAGGATAACAGCGCTGAGAAATTTGTCACAACTTCGAGGGAAGCTTTCCATTTCAGGGTTGCATAATGTGGGGCATATATGGCCTTCATGTGATGCCATTCTGAGGGATACGGAAGGACTTGAAGAGTTACTGATGGAGTGGGTGAGTGATTTCAGTGGTTCAAGAAATGAAAGGGATGAAGTGCATGTCCTAGACTTACTAGAACCTCACACGAATCTGAAAAAGCTCATGGTCTCATTTTATGGTGGATCAAAATTCCCAAGTTGGATAGGAAGTTCTTCATTCTCAAACATGGTGGATCTGAATCTAAACCATTGCAAAAACTGCACATCGTTATCATCTCTCGGGCAATTATCATCACTCAAGAGCTTGTGCATCACCGGAATGGGTGGTTTGAAGAGGGTTGGGGCTGAATTTTATGGGGAGATTTGTCCTTCTGTCAGGCCCTTTTCATCCTTGGAGACTCTAATATTTGAGGATATGCCAGAATGGAAAAACTGGTCATTTCCTTACATGGTTGAGGAATTTGGGGCATTTCCTTGCCTTCGTCAGCTGACATTAATCAACTGCCCAAAATTGATCAAGCTACCTTGTCATCCACCTTCCCTTGTAGAGCTTGGTGTATGTGAATGTGCAGAATTGGCGATTCCACTTCGAAGACTAGCATCTGTTGACAAATTAAGTTTAACAGGATGTTGCCGGGCTCACTTGTCTACACGAGATGGGGTTGATCTCAGCTCCCTCATCAACACATTCAACATTCAGGAAATTCCAAGTCTCACTTGTCGAGAGGACATGAAGCAGTTCTTGGAGATCCTCCAACATTTGGAGATATATGACTGTGCTTGCTTGGAGAAGCTGCCAGATGAATTGCAGAGACTCGTATCTCTCACAGATATGAGAATTGAGCAGTGCCCAAAACTTGTGTCACTTCCAGGGATTTTCCCACCGGAGCTACGAAGACTTAGTATCAACTGTTGTGAGAGTTTGAAGTGGCTACCTGATGGAATATTGACATATGGGAACAGCAGCAACTCTTGTCTCCTTGAACACTTGGAGATACGGAACTGTCCATCACTCGCCTGCTTCCCTACAGGAGATGTTCGCAACTCACTTCAGCAACTGGAGATTGAACATTGTGTTAATCTGGAGTCTCTGCCAAAGGGAATGATGCAGGATGCTTTAATCAACCCCAGCAACACTTGCCGTCTTCAAGTCTTGAAGCTCTACAGATGTTCATCTCTCAGGTCCTTTCCAGCAGGCAAGTTTCCGTCTACTCTTAAGCGGCTTGAGATATGGGATTGCACGCAGTTAGATGGAATTTCAGAGAAGATGCTGCAGAACAATACTTCCCTTGAATGTTTGGACTTTTGGAATTATCCAAACCTGAAAACTCTGCCTGGGTGTCTCACTCCCTACCTGAAAAACCTTCACATTGGAAACTGCGTGAATTTTGAGTTCCAATCTCATCTCATGCAGAGCCTCTCATCCATTCAAAGTTTATGTATACGGAGGTGTCCAGGTCTGAAGTCCTTTCAGGAGGGCGATTTGAGTCCCAGCCTCACATCACTTCAGATTGAAGATTGCCAGAATCTCAAGACACCCCTGTCTGAGTGGAACCTCCACAGACTCACCTCTCTTACCGGACTCAGAATTGGTGGCCTATATCCGGATGTGGTCTCATTCTCAGCCAAACAGGGCTTCCCACTTCTTCCTACAACTCTCACACATCTTTCCATAGACAGAATCCAGAATCTGGAATCCCTTGTCTCCCTTGGTCTTCAGAACCTCACCTCTCTTAAAGAGCTAAGATTCACAGAGTGCCTTAAGCTCCAGTCATTTCTGCAAAGTGAAGGGCTGCCCTCTACAGTTTCAATGCTTTTCATCAGGAACTGTCCACTTCTAAGCCGAAGGTACTCAAAGAATGGAGAAGACTGGCGTGATATTGCCCACATCCCCTGCATTCGAATGTATGATTAA